A stretch of Fusobacterium periodonticum ATCC 33693 DNA encodes these proteins:
- a CDS encoding HU family DNA-binding protein → MLKKELLNVLSEKLGIKKIETEKFLDTLEEVITEELKKGEDFNLGKLGTFKVKDRAEKNGVNPKTGEKIVIPARKAVTFKASKNLSTLIK, encoded by the coding sequence ATGTTAAAAAAAGAATTATTAAACGTATTATCTGAAAAATTAGGAATTAAAAAAATAGAAACAGAAAAATTTCTAGATACATTAGAAGAAGTGATAACAGAAGAATTAAAAAAAGGTGAAGATTTTAATTTAGGTAAATTAGGAACTTTTAAAGTAAAAGACAGAGCTGAAAAAAATGGAGTTAATCCTAAAACTGGAGAAAAAATTGTAATTCCCGCAAGAAAAGCTGTTACTTTTAAGGCTTCAAAAAATTTAAGTACTTTAATAAAATAA